AGCTTTATTGATAGCATGCTTAATCATTAATGAATGGTTTTACTTACCTTTATGGATAGGGACAGCGATAATTTTAGGAACGCTAGATGCACTTAGGTTACCTCTTGGTGCTAGCCTAGTACCATTAGTTTTACCAAAAGCTGAAATTATAAATGCTAACCGTTGGATTCAGTTGTTAGAGTACGGTTCTTTAAGTGCAGGAGCTGCAATTGCTGGAATTGTTGTAGCTTCTGTAGGATCAATGGGAGCCTTCATCATTATAGGATGCTTATTTATTGTAAGTATTATCTTCTTTTCACTTTTACCTACCCTTCCACCAAACAGAGAAACCCAGGAAAATATGGTACAAGATTTAAAAGAGGGATTTAAATGGGTTATTAGTGAAAGACGTTTAAGAGTATTACTACCAACATTTGCATTAGCTAATTTATTTGTATTAGGCATATACTCTGTAGGAATTGTACTTTTTGCTAAAAATATTGCAGGAAATGGAGCGCAAAATTTAGGATTTATGTCTAGTAGTTTCGGTATAGGGTTAGTAGTAGGAATTTTAATATTACCAGTAGTTCCAAAGAAAGTAGCAAATTCTCTTGCGGGCTTATTCATGTTGTTCTTGTTAAGTGATATTTCTTTAGCTTTAATTGGATTGGGTGGAAATCTGCTTGCAGCTTGTGGCTTTTACTTTCTAAGTGGATTATTTGCTGGTCCTGCATCAACATTATACAGAAGTTCTCTTCAACTCTTTACTCCAGATCACTTACTTGGTCGGGTGAATAGCATTGCTCGTGGAATTTCTTTTGGATTGGAGCCAGTTTCTACATCTATTATTGGAGCCTTATCTTCTATCTTATCTGCAGGAACACTTATTATTGTTGGTGGGTTCGCAGCAGCAACAGTGGACACTCTGGGAGTTTTAACTGGCAGATTAGTTGAAAAGAAAGATAATGCAAAAGAGGAGTTTTCCGAAACAATCAATTAAATAGGGGGAGGAAAGGAGCAGACGGGAGTTTTTCCCGTCTAATTTATATTATGAATATAGATGAAAAGCTTAAAGATATATCTGTTATGAAAGGATAGAGACAACCTAAAGTATTAAATCACTTTAAGGATAAAATTGTAGATGAATGGTATTGGTTAAGAGAGAAAGATAACCCTAATGTTATGTCAATTCTAAGAAGAGAAAATTATATTTTTCAAAGCTTTATAAAAGAGAATGGACTTTATAATGCAGTATATGAAAAGATTTCTAGTCATAATCAAAATCATAATTCAACTATTGGACTTCAGAAGAAGACGCATGTCATACATCATTGCTATCAAAATTAAAAACTGTAAAAAATCCTATGTTACTTATGGTAGGAAAGTATGATGTAGTAACTTGTGAAAAGCAAGTGCAAGCATTTCATCAGAATGTATAAAACGGAAAAGTCATTGTTTTGGAAGAATGTGGTCATACACCGCATTATGAAAAGGCAGATTTATTTGCGGCGGCTGTTACTTACTTTTTAAAGTAAGAAAAAGGTGCTTCCAAATATGAGAAGCACCTTTTTGTTTAATGCATGAATTCAATAATCCATAATATCCAATATGCTCCCGGTACGAATAAAAGCTGTGCTAACAATGTACCAAGCAGTCGAGAAATCATAAGCCAACCATACATTTTACTCATCATCTCTGCACCATTTTCTGATTGAAGGGCGCGTTCTGTTAAAAGAGCGATACGTGGGTCTAATAGTACGGTTAATAAAATAGTAGCAAATCCATTCACAAGGCCAGAAGCTGTACTAGCATTTGTTGCATACGTTGGATTTAAAAAAGATGCATATAAAGCAGACAGAACACCAGCTGTATAAATGGCGGTTGCAAACATATTAATGAGCATAATGCGTTTTGGAATTCCCCCAATACGCATACGGTGAATCATTTCAAATTTTGGAAAACGAACATACTTTTTTGTGTATTTTAGCTTTTGTATATTATTTGTTTTCATCATTCGTATAAATGAGCCATCCGCTTCAAAGTTTTGAATCACATATCCAAATAATTTCGTTAATGTTGGATATAAAATGATAGCAAGTAATGTCCCAAAAGAAGCGGATAATAGAACGAGGCGAATCACCTTTTCTAAATCAATTGAAGAATCAAGTTTAGCCTGATCTACAATTCCGCCTATTAAAAAAGCTTGCAGTAAGTTAGAAGTTCGAGAGATGAGCAAAACCATACCCACTACAGATAATGCAACAGCGATTTTCTTTAAACGAACACCAGCAAGTCGAATGCTGTATGAGCTTGTTTCAACTGCATGAATAATAATTGTAAAAATGATTATAAAAATGAGCGTAATTGACATCTATTTCACCATTTTTTCTGTTAAATTAATACCATCATATAGGAATGTCTATACTTTAAAAGTAAGGATAGATGATGGCTCAGTATTTAAAAAGTGAGAGGAAGAGAACTTTTATTTTATCATATAACATATTTGTAGTGTTTGTATATTTCCTATATATAAAATAGTATGAAAGATGTCGAAGAATTGCAGGTGATATGTATAAAGGGAAATATATGATGCAAATTCGTTTAAAGGGATTTTTCTATATAGAATCGAATACTAATTAGTATATTTTTCTATTAGGAACATTTTGTAGCAAAGTAGGAAGGGAGTGTGATTTGATAAAGATTTATCAATAAAAGATTGAATTTTCAGTTAAATACAAAGGTATAGTAGGAGTTAGTTATTTTAATTATGTTTGTTCTTTATCCTGGTTATTCTGTTAGATCATTTGCACTGATTTTCGCCTTATTTGCTATCTTTTCCGCAATAACATTTTATCCTTTAACAAGAATCTACTAATATATAAATCAAGATTGTTTAGTAAGAGGAAATATAGGGTTCGAAAAATTTCACATCATAAATGATGAATCAATGAAAAAGAGGTGAGACATTTGCAAGAAGTAGCGGAATTTCGGATGCCAAAGATTGTTTTATACGGAAGAAATTCGCTTGAAAAATTAGGGGGACAAGCTAGTAAATTAGGAAGGAAGGCTTTTATTATTAGCGATTTTATTATGGGAAAACTCGGCTATATAGATGTATGTATAGAGCAGCTAAAAGCAAATAAGATAGAAGTCGTTACGTATAATAATGTAAATGCTGAACCGACAAATGTGCATGTGTCAGAAGCATTAAGGATTTGTAGAGAGGAAAAATGTGACGTTATTATTGGGCTTGGCGGCGGGAGTTGTATTGATGCAGCAAAAGCTGTAGCTGTTTTAGCCACAAATGGAGGTAAGATTGAAGATTACGTACAAAATTATGTAAGTATAAAACGTGAATCGTTGCCACTTATTGCGATTCCAACAACATCTGGCACTGGTTCTGAAGTAACAAGTGTTACTGTTATTACAAATAAAAAAACAGATGTGAAGATGATGATTAAGCATCCAAACTTTATACCACAAGTAGCGATTATTGATCCGGAATTAACACGCTCTGTACCATCTCATATTACGGCAGCAACAGGAATAGATGCGTTATGTCATGCAATGGAGGCTTATATTTCTCGATTTTCACAACCGCTTACAGATGTGCTTGCACTTTCAGCGATGAAAAGTATTATGAAATATTTGCGCATTGTTTATGAAGATGGCAATCATATGGAAG
The window above is part of the Bacillus cytotoxicus NVH 391-98 genome. Proteins encoded here:
- a CDS encoding lipid II flippase family protein; this encodes MSITLIFIIIFTIIIHAVETSSYSIRLAGVRLKKIAVALSVVGMVLLISRTSNLLQAFLIGGIVDQAKLDSSIDLEKVIRLVLLSASFGTLLAIILYPTLTKLFGYVIQNFEADGSFIRMMKTNNIQKLKYTKKYVRFPKFEMIHRMRIGGIPKRIMLINMFATAIYTAGVLSALYASFLNPTYATNASTASGLVNGFATILLTVLLDPRIALLTERALQSENGAEMMSKMYGWLMISRLLGTLLAQLLFVPGAYWILWIIEFMH
- a CDS encoding MFS transporter, which gives rise to MKNDSSFTKSLFLNRSFIAIFFSQACVYLGDQFLIVALSWTVAQEMGGFSLGLVLAAWSIPRGILLFIGGVFADRYERKKMGMIIAGSVSLVALLIACLIINEWFYLPLWIGTAIILGTLDALRLPLGASLVPLVLPKAEIINANRWIQLLEYGSLSAGAAIAGIVVASVGSMGAFIIIGCLFIVSIIFFSLLPTLPPNRETQENMVQDLKEGFKWVISERRLRVLLPTFALANLFVLGIYSVGIVLFAKNIAGNGAQNLGFMSSSFGIGLVVGILILPVVPKKVANSLAGLFMLFLLSDISLALIGLGGNLLAACGFYFLSGLFAGPASTLYRSSLQLFTPDHLLGRVNSIARGISFGLEPVSTSIIGALSSILSAGTLIIVGGFAAATVDTLGVLTGRLVEKKDNAKEEFSETIN
- a CDS encoding iron-containing alcohol dehydrogenase — encoded protein: MRHLQEVAEFRMPKIVLYGRNSLEKLGGQASKLGRKAFIISDFIMGKLGYIDVCIEQLKANKIEVVTYNNVNAEPTNVHVSEALRICREEKCDVIIGLGGGSCIDAAKAVAVLATNGGKIEDYVQNYVSIKRESLPLIAIPTTSGTGSEVTSVTVITNKKTDVKMMIKHPNFIPQVAIIDPELTRSVPSHITAATGIDALCHAMEAYISRFSQPLTDVLALSAMKSIMKYLRIVYEDGNHMEAREAMMIASLQAGIAFSNASVTLVHGMSRPLGALFHVPHGISNAMLLPAVLDFTKVCAIKRFADIGRHINAELRSYSDEEAANHIILEIKKLCFDLHIPNLRGYGIDQAEFMNALSKMAKDALASGSPSNHPRIPSYDEVKKLYQISFDYQYDPLVSSS